In Taeniopygia guttata chromosome 2, bTaeGut7.mat, whole genome shotgun sequence, one genomic interval encodes:
- the TMEM276 gene encoding transmembrane protein 276, which translates to MGDSGVALGTLGDIGVALSHAVLCVTSLGCALRARELTGGPAAGFLLQALVAATDAMSPLMSPLMSPRPPTAVPNVPEAPSSSWICSVVAQPLVAFGCHRLSGDNATANVLLVTSAAVASVALWWPGRVPPCHFVTALTVASLLALAALTGGGTAAVAAALVALGDVVAPAGVPWVRVAASVALLGTMRDMRR; encoded by the exons AtgggggacagcggggtggccttggggacacttggggacatcggggtgGCCCTGTCACACGCCGTGCTCTGTGTCACCAGCCTGGGCTGCGCCCTGAGAGCCAGAGAG CTGACGGGTGGCCCGGCCGCCGGTTTCCTTCTCCAGGCCCTGGTGGCCGCCACCGACGCGATGTCCCCATTGATGTCcccattgatgtccccaaggccacccaccgctgtccccaacgtccccgaGGCCCCATCCAGCTCCTGGATCTGCTCAGTGGTGGCCCAACCCTTGGTGGCCTTCGGGTGCCACCGCCTGAGCGGTGACAATGCCACCGCCAACGTCCTGTTGGTGACAAGCGCGGCGGTGGCATCGGTGGCACTGTGGTGGCCCGGCCGAGTGCCACCGTGTCACTTTGTCACCGCGCTGACGGTCGCCTCGCTGCTGGCGCTGGCGGCGCTGACCGGAGGTGGCAccgcggcggtggcggcggcgtTGGTGGCACTCGGGGACGTGGTGGCACCCGCGGGTGTCCCCTGGGTCAGGGTGGCGGCCagtgtggcactgctggggacaaTGAGGGACATGCGGCgctga